In Monomorium pharaonis isolate MP-MQ-018 chromosome 3, ASM1337386v2, whole genome shotgun sequence, a genomic segment contains:
- the LOC105828602 gene encoding rho GTPase-activating protein 190 isoform X5, with protein MARKSDNAKSINIAVVGLSGTEKDKGQVGVGKSCLCNRFMRSMSDDYNVEHISVLSQSDFSGRVVNNDHFLYWGEVMKTAEDGTEFQFQVIEHTEFIDDASFQPFKGGKMEPYAKRCAATKITSAEKLMYICKNQLGIEKEYEQKVLPDGKLNIDGFLCVFDVSLVPNRAIEKQVEIVANILNNLMKTKKPIVLVTTKNDDANEQFVKEAEKLIMRKEYKGSILIIETSAHENINVDLAFMILGQLIDKTKMRSKVVPFAEAARGRKELLDASTESLQRLIRIHVTDYRALWSQASKKLSQLKEFTMFVELFGIEATQRLFRRHIKKLKDEQIAKKIQGYLDMLPDILHEICPDVSNLINEEWSAVQQYIKTHPDFDQYFYECPEDIPWIDCDFGENNGTKIPYDVLETPEAETVFKNHINALQQEQRRLELPKRWKKQFKQLLEETGYVTPGKHLSEVRVLFMGRECFEELSHHDCQEIYDQHQKEIIEKAKHNFQELLLEHADLFYHFKSIAPSGTITQDDIKEITDALLDDFRYKALDRLDQDRKLMLFQHLGFVHCPIREHCPAYPNCMDALIERILGTKAHRPSSWNHSSQWQLTSDNNQLNLVILGSNGLSEEFAREIRAQTDDDEVEIDCQLYTLGYRIIDGDVGLPHNSFTTSDFMPHGKHRCSKFCGSFCIYSNEDSFEYIRSSLEKTLLSNLEQEDRLPFQGLPIVIMFIPEPSIDEMEAMKLREEGQNLADSLQCPFIDVCIDDLEQEKHKRFPTSLVKDALQQLIQSINHRAGFLNIYQSVIECLEPDIRIIMCMFCGDPYSVENVLGPLLNHQCCFLSGDRSIVLETFLGECKRRVEVIISSFHGANAFRDELVHGFILVYSTKRKASLATLNAFSTNIPNLPIQIMAVTDTGGANAFFSNDLSHLLITEGNAIADKLEAHFMTSASSCQQKTAFYTPFFKTVWEKKPEIEQAFNMEEPGNLNDSGEGTLEYSALHPMPPPRHESYHLQTPDDGMSVTFRSGSESYEQLTPDGDLGDTGLTEQFADHRATPSDDSDIYSQVDFYREERERDLMKNEDITNKLSGWVKDTFMHQDGVTNSYSHRAFTTGRRYISQPKPRPKGNSQTLKQPGKINLKDFSNVTDVIARMTIGEKDEHGSKLMGHAPLATPELVDLGSEYAQVKDVVPNMYSAYDGDYMYALVQDSISNNKSKMRHRREKGQPSYSDSDSEWSSLERQRATDVLGKGNKKPSTHKRIRKKRTAIPVATPKVPSLGSMGSGDGIVGLNYNIKDDKNWRVDPAERVSSETPDSSESSDPEHTSRSRSKQYKYAAASLRKRFSGNSLQQQYLQHPFNMKHMTQEMFSASYDESSLDVSSPREINSPSFGILNKSKDSDKLTRKKDKQKAKEDEKLEKRRQKEEKLKKHAEKEKEREKKKQEKIKQTKGPGGTPISGQSHQPLIEDFAQSDTNRIPLFLEKCVRFIEDEGLDSEGIYRVPGNRAHVELLFQKFEEDGNVDIHSLDIPVNAVATALKDFFSKRLPPLIDKERMSELEDISGARGISKPMSATCMNMEDRSGRLLALRLMLNKLNPVNFDVLKFIFQHFVKVAENCKLNSMDSKNLAICWWPTLLPIEFNDLGRFEAMRPYLEDVVQTMIDQYPFLFCGEDAVVMV; from the exons ATGGCGAGGAAAAGTGACAATGCGAAGAGCATCAATATCGCGGTGGTTGGGCTTTCCGGCACAGAGAAGGATAAAGGACAGGTCGGCGTCGGCAAGTCATGCCTGTGCAATCGCTTCATGCGCTCCATGAGCGATGACTACAACGTGGAGCATATCTCGGTGTTGTCACAG tcTGACTTCAGCGGACGTGTTGTAaacaatgaccactttttGTACTGGGGTGAAGTGATGAAAACGGCAGAGGACGGGACGGAGTTTCAGTTTCAAGTTATAGAGCACACGGAATTTATAGACGACGCGTCTTTTCAGCCCTTTAAGGGTGGCAAAATGGAACCGTATGCAAAGAGATGTGCCGCCACGAAAATCACAAGTGCGGAAAAGCTTATGTACATCTGTAAGAATCAATTAGGCATAGAGAAAGAGTACGAGCAAAAAGTTCTACCGGACggtaaattaaacattgatggATTTCTGTGCGTGTTCGACGTGAGTCTCGTGCCAAACAGAGCAATAGAAAAGCAAGTTGAGATTGTGGCAAATATCTTgaataatttgatgaagacGAAGAAGCCGATAGTGCTGGTAACGACCAAAAATGACGACGCGAACGAGCAGTTTGTCAAGGAGGCCGAGAAACTGATAATGCGCAAGGAGTACAAGGGATCGATCTTGATTATCGAGACCTCGGCGCACGAGAACATCAACGTAGACTTGGCGTTCATGATTCTGGGACAGTTAATCGACAAGACGAAGATGCGCAGCAAGGTAGTACCGTTTGCCGAGGCAGCCAGAGGCAGAAAGGAGCTCTTGGACGCGTCAACGGAATCGTTGCAGAGATTAATCCGGATACATGTGACCGATTATCGCGCCTTATGGTCACAGGCCTCGAAGAAACTTTCACAGCTGAAAGAGTTCACCATGTTTGTCGAGTTATTTGGTATTGAAGCGACGCAGAGATTATTTAGAAGGCATATCAAGAAACTGAAAGATGAGCAGATAGCGAAAAAAATACAAGGCTACCTGGATATGTTACCGGATATACTTCACGAGATCTGTCCTGATGTATCGAATTTAATTAACGA AGAATGGTCGGCAGTGCAACAATACATAAAGACTCATCCCGACTTTGATCAGTATTTCTACGAATGTCCCGAAGACATACCGTGGATTGATTGTGATTTTGGGGAGAATAACGGTACAAAAATTCCGTACGACGTGCTGGAAACTCCCGAGGCGGaaactgtatttaaaaatcatataaacgCTTTGCAGCAAGAGCAACGGCGACTAGA ACTTCCGAAAAG gTGGAAGAAACAATTTAAGCAATTGTTGGAGGAAACTGGCTACGTTACGCCTGGGAAACATTTGTCTGAAGTTAGAGTTTTATTTATGGGAAGAGAATGTTTCGAGGAACTTTCACATCATGATTGTCAAGAAATTTATGATCAGCATCAGAAGGAAATTATTGAAAAGGCAAAACACAATTTTCAA gAACTATTGTTGGAACACGCCGATCTATTTTATCACTTCAAAAGTATAGCTCCATCTGGAACTATTACGCAGGatgatataaaagaaattacagaCGCATTATTGGATGATTTTAG atACAAAGCGTTAGATAGATTAGATcaagatagaaaattaatgttatttcaacatttgGGATTTGTACATTGTCCTATACGGGAGCACTGCCCCGCTTATCCAAATTGCATGGACGCACTTATAGAAAGAATACTCGGAACAAAAGCTCACag ACCTTCCTCATGGAATCACAGTAGCCAGTGGCAGTTAACATCGGACAACAATCAGTTAAATTTAGTTATACTTGGAAGTAACGGGCTAAGCGAAGAGTTTGCTCGTGAAATAAGGGCACaaaccgacgacgacgaagtgGAAATAGATTGTCAACTATACACTCTCGGATATCGCATCATAGATGGTGATGTCGGGCTTCCGCACAATTCCTTCACTACCTCCGATTTCATGCCACATGGTAAACATCGTTGCAGTAAATTCTGCG GATCTTTTTGTATCTATTCAAATGAAGATTCATTCGAGTACATTCGATCTTCTTTAGAGAAAACCTTGTTATCAAATCTAGAACAAGAGGATAGACTACCATTTCAAGGTTTACCCAttgtaataatgtttatacCAGAACCCAGTATTGATGAAATGGAGGCTATGAAACTCAGAGAAGAGGGACAAAATCTCGCTGACAG TTTGCAGTGTCCGTTTATCGATGTTTGCATTGACGATCTGGAGCAGGAGAAACATAAAAGATTTCCGACTTCACTGGTAAAGGATGCGTTGCAGCAACTGATACAATCCATAAATCATAGAGCGggttttttaaacatatatcaaAGTGTTATCGAATGTCTGGAGCCTGACATTAG GATAATAATGTGTATGTTCTGTGGCGATCCTTACTCGGTTGAAAACGTTCTCGGTCCTTTACTCAATCATCAGTGTTGCTTTCTCAGTGGTGACAGATCTATAGTTTTGGAAACGTTTTTGGGAGAATGTAAACGCCGAGTTGAAGTTATTATCTCGAGTTTTCATGGAGCTAATGCGTTTAGAGACGAGTTAGTGCACGGTTTTATACTCGTGTATTCCACGAAAAGGAAAGCCTCTCTCGCGACTCTAAA TGCCTTTTCCACCAACATACCAAATCTGCCGATACAAATAATGGCTGTGACCGATACTGGTGGTGCAAATGCTTTCTTCAGTAACGACTTGAGTCATCTACTTATCACGGAGGGAAACGCGATTGCAGATAAATTGGAGGCGCATTTTATGACGTCCGCATCCAGTTGTCAACAAAAAA CCGCGTTTTACACACCCTTCTTCAAAACGGTGTGGGAGAAAAAACCAGAGATTGAGCAGGCGTTTAACATGGAGGAGCCAGGGAATTTGAATGACAGCGGAGAGGGCACCCTGGAGTATTCGGCTTTACATCCGATGCCACCACCGCGACACGAGAGCTATCATCTTCAGACACCGGATGATGG TATGTCTGTAACTTTTAGAAGCGGTTCCGAGTCGTACGAACAGTTGACACCCGACGGTGATTTAGGTGACACTGGTTTGACGGAACAATTCGCTGATCACAGAGCTACGCCGAGCGATGACAGTGACATTTACAGCCAGGTTGACTTCTATCgggaggaaagagaaagagatttaatgaaaaatgaagACATTACAAATAAACTGTCTG gGTGGGTAAAGGACACATTCATGCATCAAGACGGAGTTACCAACAGTTATTCGCACAGAGCCTTTACGACGGGTCGACGATACATCTCCCAACCTAAGCCACGGCCTAAGGGCAACAGTCAGACCCTGAAGCAGCCTGGGAAGATCAATCTGAAGGACTTTTCCAATGTAACGGATGTGATAGCTAGGATGACGATCGGTGAAAAAGACGAACACGGCTCGAAATTGATGGGTCACGCTCCTCTCGCTACTCCGGAACTGGTGGACCTCGGCTCTGAGTACGCGCAGGTGAAGGACGTCGTTCCGAACATGTATTCGGCCTACGATGGCGATTATATGTACGCCTTGGTACAAGATTCCATTAGCAACAATAAGTCCAAAATGCGTCACCGACGTGAAAAGGGACAGCCAT CGTACAGCGATTCTGATTCGGAGTGGAGCTCTTTGGAGAGACAAAGGGCGACGGATGTTCTGGGCAAGGGGAATAAGAAGCCCTCGACTCACAAACGAATACGCAAGAAACGCACGGCGATACCAGTTGCGACGCCAAAAGTGCCGTCACTGGGCAGCATGGGTAGTGGGGACGGTATTGTCGGGCtgaactataatataaaagacgaTAAAAATTGGCGTGTTGATCCCGCGGAAAgag TATCTAGCGAAACGCCCGATTCTTCCGAATCGAGCGATCCGGAACACACGTCGAGGTCCAGAtcgaaacaatataaatacgcCGCGGCTAGTTTGCGGAAAAGATTTTCCGGAAATTCTCTGCAACAGCAATACTTGCAACATCCGTTTAATATGAAACACATGACGCAGGAGATGTTCAGCGCCTCCT ATGACGAATCAAGTCTAGATGTCTCTTCGCCTCGTGAAATTAATTCTCCTAGT TTTGGTATATTGAATAAGTCAAAGGACAGCGACAAGCTAACCAGGAAGAAAGACAAACAAAAGGCAAAGGAGGACGAAAAGTTGGAAAAAAGAAGGCAAAAAGAGGAGAAGCTCAAGAAGCACGCagagaaggagaaggagagggaaaagaagaaacaagagaaaataaaacagaCGAAAGGTCCGGGAGGAACACCGATCTCGGGTCAATCGCACCAACCTTTGATCGAAGATTTCGCACAAAGTGACACGAATCGAATACCTTTGTTTCTCGAGAAGTGCGTGCGATTTATCGAGGACGAGGGATTGGACTCGGAAGGGATATACAGAGTGCCCGGTAACCGTGCACACGTGGAATTGCTTTTCCAAAAGTTCGAAGAag ATGGTAACGTCGACATACATTCGTTGGATATTCCTGTAAATGCTGTCGCTACAGCCCTGAAAGATTTCTTTTCCAAGAGATTACCACCGCTCATCGACAAAGAACGCATGAGCGAACTGGAAGATATATCAG GTGCACGAGGTATTAGCAAACCTATGTCGGCTACTTGTATGAACATGGAAG ATCGAAGTGGGAGACTGTTAGCCTTGCGTTTGATGCTCAACAAGTTAAATCCAGTGAACTTCGACgttctcaaatttattttccagCACTTTGTGAA AGTTGCGGAGAATTGTAAACTCAACAGTATGGacagcaaaaacttggcgatTTGTTGGTGGCCTACGTTACTACCAATCGAGTTCAACGACCTCGGTAGATTCGAAGCTATGAGGCCGTACTTGGAGGACGTAGTTCAGACAATGATCGATCAATATCCTTTCCTGTTCTGCGGTGAGGATGCCGTTGTAATGGTGTAG